One region of Malania oleifera isolate guangnan ecotype guangnan chromosome 6, ASM2987363v1, whole genome shotgun sequence genomic DNA includes:
- the LOC131157334 gene encoding glucan endo-1,3-beta-glucosidase 14-like isoform X2 yields the protein MRTTRFFARSLLMLFVLCTANAFLRVKAFTGTYGINYGRIADNIPSPDRVVTLLRAAKIKNVRIYDADRSVLEAFSGTGLEIVVGLPNGNLKNMSTNEDNALDWVKENVQSFLPDTHIVGIAVGNEVLGGSDQGLWEVLLGAVKNVYNSLEKLGLAKGIQVSTAHSQAVFANSYPPSSCVFRDNVVQYMKPLIQFFSQIGSPFCLNAYPFLSYMSNPDDIDIHYALFESNKGIYDPKTDLHYDNMLDAQIDSAYAALEDAGIKKMEVIVTETGWASRGDANEAAATVNNARTFNYNLRKRLAKKKGTPLRPKMVVKAYIFAVFNEDSKPGPTSERNFGLFKADGSISYDIGFSGLKSSSAAASILSIKDIRARSWCGSQALVFIGCMTILLLLLRDYD from the exons ATGAGAACTACGCGTTTCTTTGCGCGCTCTCTCTTAATGCTCTTCGTCCTCTGCACTGCTAACG CATTTCTGCGAGTAAAAGCATTTACGGGAACTTATGGAATAAATTATGGAAGAATTGCAGACAATATTCCTTCTCCTGACAGAGTTGTAACACTTCTTAGAGCAGCAAAGATAAAGAATGTTCGGATTTATGATGCTGATCGTAGCGTACTCGAGGCCTTTAGTGGGACTGGACTTGAAATAGTGGTTGGACTACCAAATGGAAACCTTAAAAACATGAGTACTAATGAGGACAATGCCCTGGATTGGGTTAAAGAAAATGTGCAATCATTCCTTCCTGATACACATATTGTTGGAATTGCTGTGGGAAATGAAGTTTTGGGAGGGAGCGATCAAGGACTCTGGGAAGTTCTACTGGGAGCTGTAAAAAATGTTTACAATTCCCTAGAAAAGCTTGGTCTGGCTAAAGGAATTCAGGTTTCTACTGCACATTCACAGGCTGTTTTTGCTAATTCTTACCCTCCCTCTTCATGTGTTTTTAGAGATAATGTTGTTCAATACATGAAGCCACTCATACAGTTCTTCTCACAGATTGGATCTCCTTTCTGTTTAAATGCGTATCCATTTCTTTCCTACATGAGTAATCCAGATGACATTGACATACATTATGCCCTTTTTGAGTCAAATAAAGGAATCTATGATCCCAAAACAGACTTGCATTATGATAACATGCTTGATGCTCAGATTGATTCTGCCTATGCTGCTTTGGAAGATGCTGGAATTAAAAAGATGGAGGTCATAGTCACAGAGACAGGGTGGGCTTCTCGTGGGGACGCAAATGAAGCTGCAGCAACTGTAAATAATGCAAGGACTTTCAATTATAACTTGCGCAAAAGGCTTGCAAAAAAGAAAGGAACCCCACTGAGGCCAAAAATGGTGGTGAAAGCATATATTTTTGCAGTGTTCAATGAGGATTCGAAGCCTGGGCCAACTTCTGAGAGGAACTTTGGACTGTTTAAAGCTGATGGGAGCATTTCATATGATATTGGGTTTTCTGGGTTGAAATCATCATCTGCCGCTGCATCTATTTTGTCTATCAAG